The following proteins are co-located in the Siansivirga zeaxanthinifaciens CC-SAMT-1 genome:
- the pfkA gene encoding 6-phosphofructokinase yields the protein MPKTIKKIAVLTSGGDSPGMNAAIRSVVRTCAYHNVECVGVYRGYEGLIDGEFEVLDARSVKGIINKGGTFLKSARSKEFRTVEGRKKAYENIVKAEIDGLVVIGGDGSFTGAMIFNQEFDFPVMGIPGTIDNDIVGTSHTLGFDTALNTVVDAIDKIRDTASSHNRLFFVEVMGRDVGHIALNVGIAGGAEEILIPEEDLGLERLVDSLNRSRKSGKSSSIVVVAEGDKIGKNIFELKDYVDENMEGYDVRVSVLGHMQRGGAPSCFDRVLASRMGVKAVESLLEGKSNYMVGLINNIMELTPLENAIKGKTKINLELLRVSDIMST from the coding sequence ATGCCAAAAACAATAAAGAAGATTGCGGTTTTAACTTCGGGTGGAGATTCTCCAGGTATGAATGCAGCCATCCGGTCGGTAGTTAGAACCTGTGCTTACCACAATGTAGAATGCGTAGGTGTTTATCGTGGTTACGAAGGATTAATAGATGGTGAATTTGAAGTCCTTGATGCCAGAAGTGTTAAAGGAATCATTAATAAAGGAGGTACTTTTTTAAAGTCGGCGCGTTCTAAAGAATTCAGAACGGTTGAAGGTAGAAAAAAGGCTTACGAAAATATAGTTAAAGCAGAAATTGATGGCTTGGTAGTTATTGGTGGTGATGGTTCTTTTACTGGTGCCATGATATTCAATCAAGAGTTCGATTTCCCGGTTATGGGAATTCCTGGAACCATTGATAACGATATTGTAGGAACATCTCATACTTTAGGTTTTGATACAGCACTAAATACAGTGGTTGATGCCATCGATAAAATACGAGATACTGCAAGTTCTCATAACAGATTGTTTTTTGTTGAGGTTATGGGGCGAGACGTAGGTCATATTGCTTTAAACGTAGGTATAGCTGGTGGAGCCGAAGAAATATTAATTCCAGAAGAAGACTTAGGTTTAGAACGTCTTGTAGATTCTCTTAACCGTAGTAGAAAATCTGGAAAATCATCGAGCATAGTAGTCGTTGCCGAAGGTGATAAAATAGGTAAAAACATTTTTGAACTTAAAGATTACGTTGATGAAAATATGGAAGGTTACGATGTACGTGTATCAGTTTTAGGACACATGCAGCGTGGTGGTGCCCCATCGTGTTTCGACCGTGTTTTAGCTAGTAGAATGGGGGTTAAAGCAGTAGAATCTTTATTAGAAGGAAAATCAAATTACATGGTAGGTTTAATTAACAACATCATGGAATTAACCCCATTAGAAAACGCCATAAAAGGAAAAACAAAAATAAATTTAGAATTATTGCGTGTCTCAGATATTATGAGCACTTAA
- a CDS encoding ABC transporter ATP-binding protein, producing MITHKALYISNLDNKKALIDAIINKGLFGDLSHLKGALFSEITINKFIEEERTHGIYQVKTDKIKSLQFASQGERKKALLQYIISKSPDYIIVDNLLGSLDVSFQQEIQSVFSKLSQTTLIIQIENRVGDFLPFIEQIYQIKNDSLVLLVNHTDNKFSKPFLESLPSSGHLDYQVYHPVIKFNNVSVSYGDRTILSRINWEIKPGEFWQLIGPNGSGKSTILSMIFGDNPKAFGQNITLFGVKKGSGESVWEIKRKIGYFSSEMLRGFKRLDSIGNMIVSGFFDTIGLYKQPTNQQIKSAQQWLHVLGLFEKRKESFLSLSKGHQSLVLIARAMVKHPPLLILDEPTNGLDDHDVKLFSQLINKIAKETNTTILYVSHRLEEGLLKPDFIYKLTTNEAGSTGKVLEH from the coding sequence TTGATTACTCATAAGGCGCTTTATATTTCTAACCTAGACAATAAGAAAGCACTTATAGACGCAATTATTAATAAAGGCTTATTTGGTGATTTATCCCATTTAAAAGGCGCGCTTTTCTCTGAAATAACAATTAATAAGTTTATAGAAGAAGAAAGAACGCATGGTATTTATCAAGTTAAAACAGATAAAATAAAGAGTTTGCAGTTCGCTTCACAGGGCGAACGCAAAAAAGCACTTTTACAATATATAATATCTAAATCGCCCGATTATATTATTGTAGATAATTTACTGGGTAGTTTAGATGTTAGTTTTCAACAAGAAATACAAAGTGTTTTTTCAAAACTAAGTCAAACAACTCTAATCATTCAAATTGAAAATAGAGTAGGAGACTTTCTTCCGTTTATTGAGCAAATCTATCAAATTAAAAATGACTCCTTAGTTTTACTTGTTAACCATACAGATAATAAATTTTCTAAGCCATTTTTAGAAAGTTTACCTTCTAGTGGTCATTTAGATTACCAGGTGTATCATCCTGTAATTAAATTTAATAACGTTTCTGTTTCATATGGTGACCGAACGATATTAAGTCGTATCAACTGGGAAATTAAACCAGGTGAATTCTGGCAATTAATAGGACCAAACGGTTCTGGTAAAAGCACCATTTTAAGTATGATTTTTGGTGATAACCCAAAGGCATTTGGCCAGAATATTACCTTATTTGGAGTAAAAAAAGGTTCTGGAGAAAGTGTTTGGGAAATAAAAAGAAAGATTGGTTATTTCTCTTCTGAAATGCTAAGAGGTTTTAAACGCCTGGACTCCATAGGTAACATGATTGTTTCTGGTTTTTTCGACACTATTGGTTTGTATAAACAACCTACCAATCAGCAAATAAAAAGTGCCCAACAATGGCTGCATGTTTTAGGGCTTTTTGAAAAACGTAAAGAAAGTTTTTTATCACTCTCTAAAGGGCATCAGAGTCTTGTTTTAATCGCCAGAGCTATGGTGAAACACCCACCATTATTAATATTAGATGAACCTACCAATGGTTTAGACGACCATGATGTTAAATTATTTTCACAGTTAATAAATAAAATTGCTAAAGAAACCAATACAACTATTTTGTATGTGTCTCATAGGCTTGAAGAAGGTTTGTTAAAACCTGATTTTATTTACAAATTAACAACGAACGAAGCGGGTTCGACAGGAAAAGTATTAGAGCATTAA
- a CDS encoding BadF/BadG/BcrA/BcrD ATPase family protein: MILIVDSGSTKSDWIAVDNNGNKLLEKIRTKGLNPEIISDKKLKKIIKENEDLKAHKNSVTHVFFYGAGCGTEKPKNSVTAVLESIFKNAEVYVHEDTMAAIFATINSTTEAAVVCILGTGSNCSYYDGENLVQRVDSLGYSIMDDASGNYYGRQLIRDYYFNLMPEDIKIAFETKYNLDADYIKYNIYKQPNPNAYLANFAEFMFLNKDSEYILNVIKDGIRLFTKTMIMQYKEEIKTCPVHFAGSIAFFAKDQIQEVANEMGFTLGNIERRPIEGLVAFHTSKL, translated from the coding sequence ATGATTTTAATTGTTGATAGTGGTTCTACAAAATCCGATTGGATTGCTGTAGATAATAATGGAAATAAATTATTAGAAAAAATAAGAACGAAGGGTCTTAATCCAGAAATTATTTCTGATAAGAAACTGAAGAAAATAATTAAAGAAAATGAGGATTTAAAAGCTCATAAAAACAGTGTAACTCATGTATTTTTCTATGGTGCTGGTTGTGGTACAGAAAAGCCGAAAAATTCGGTAACAGCTGTACTGGAAAGCATTTTTAAAAATGCCGAAGTTTATGTACATGAAGACACAATGGCTGCCATTTTTGCAACTATAAATTCTACTACCGAAGCTGCCGTAGTTTGTATTTTAGGTACAGGTTCTAATTGTAGTTATTACGATGGCGAAAATTTAGTACAAAGGGTTGATTCTTTAGGATATTCAATCATGGACGATGCTTCTGGTAATTATTATGGTCGTCAATTAATTAGAGATTACTATTTTAATTTGATGCCTGAAGATATTAAAATCGCTTTTGAAACCAAATATAATTTAGATGCCGATTATATTAAATACAACATCTACAAGCAGCCTAATCCTAATGCCTATCTTGCAAATTTTGCAGAATTCATGTTTTTAAACAAAGATTCAGAATATATCTTAAATGTTATTAAAGATGGTATTCGTTTGTTTACAAAAACCATGATTATGCAGTATAAAGAAGAAATAAAAACCTGTCCGGTTCACTTCGCGGGATCTATCGCATTTTTTGCTAAAGATCAAATACAAGAGGTTGCCAATGAGATGGGCTTTACTTTAGGTAACATTGAACGCAGACCTATTGAAGGCTTAGTAGCTTTTCATACAAGTAAATTATAA
- a CDS encoding transglutaminase family protein has translation MIFQVSHTTSYNYENDVTFCHNITTLKPKTLPGQKLLEYKLEITPNPTEISERLDFFGNWITRFSIQKQHTKLSVTAISKVLRDYDLQPKIEDSEKGKNITLEEALVALKKNEEDIIDARQYILESVLIARISSDIKDYARVSFKPNRPVYEAAYELMQRIYTDFDFDPEFTNVATPIHEVMKEKKGVCQDFAQIAIACVRSMGLPARYISGYIETLPPPGKEKLVGTDASHAWFSVYIPGFGWVDFDPTNNQVPKNQHIIVSWGRDYYDVPPLKGVIYSTGKNTMAVAVDIRPAVDVIE, from the coding sequence ATGATATTTCAAGTTTCACATACCACAAGTTACAATTATGAAAATGATGTTACTTTTTGTCATAACATAACGACTTTAAAACCAAAAACACTTCCGGGTCAAAAACTACTTGAATACAAACTTGAAATCACTCCAAATCCAACAGAAATATCAGAAAGACTCGATTTTTTTGGAAATTGGATTACGCGATTTTCCATTCAAAAACAACACACAAAATTATCGGTAACCGCCATTAGTAAAGTATTACGCGATTACGATTTACAACCTAAAATTGAAGATTCTGAAAAAGGAAAAAATATAACTTTAGAAGAAGCTTTAGTTGCATTAAAAAAGAATGAAGAAGACATTATTGATGCCAGACAATATATATTAGAATCTGTTTTAATAGCTAGAATTTCTTCAGATATTAAAGACTATGCCAGAGTATCGTTTAAGCCAAACCGACCTGTTTACGAAGCCGCATACGAGCTTATGCAACGTATTTATACCGATTTCGATTTCGATCCAGAATTCACCAACGTGGCAACCCCTATTCATGAAGTAATGAAAGAGAAAAAAGGAGTATGTCAAGATTTCGCCCAAATAGCCATTGCCTGTGTACGTTCTATGGGATTACCAGCGCGTTATATTAGTGGATACATTGAAACTTTACCTCCTCCTGGAAAAGAGAAACTAGTTGGCACCGATGCCTCTCATGCTTGGTTTTCGGTTTATATCCCAGGTTTTGGATGGGTAGATTTTGATCCTACAAATAATCAAGTACCAAAAAACCAACATATTATAGTTTCCTGGGGAAGAGATTATTACGATGTGCCACCTCTTAAAGGGGTTATTTATAGCACTGGAAAAAATACGATGGCAGTTGCAGTAGATATTAGACCTGCCGTAGATGTTATAGAATAA
- the tsaD gene encoding tRNA (adenosine(37)-N6)-threonylcarbamoyltransferase complex transferase subunit TsaD, whose translation MATENIYILGIESSCDDTAASVIHNGSILSNIVANQKIHEAYGGVVPELASRAHQQNIVPVVDQALKKANITKDQLHAIAFTRGPGLMGSLLVGTSFAKSLAYGLDIPLIDVNHMQGHILAHFINEEGFNKPPFPFLAMTISGGHTQIVKVDSHFNMTVIGETIDDAVGEAFDKSGKILGLGYPAGPEIDKRAKLGNPKAFKFTKPKVDGLNFSFSGLKTAILYFIQNETKANPHFIDENINDICASIQYTIIGILIDKLKMASKQTGIKHIAIGGGVSANSGIRQALKDGEKKFGWTTYIPKFEFTTDNAAMIAIVGYLKYLEGDFAQQNVAASARLKI comes from the coding sequence ATGGCCACAGAAAATATTTATATTCTTGGAATAGAATCTTCCTGCGATGATACGGCGGCTTCTGTTATACATAACGGATCTATTTTAAGTAACATTGTTGCCAATCAAAAAATACATGAAGCCTATGGCGGTGTGGTGCCAGAATTAGCTTCGCGCGCGCACCAACAAAACATTGTTCCTGTTGTAGATCAGGCTTTAAAAAAGGCAAATATTACCAAAGATCAATTACATGCCATAGCCTTTACCAGAGGTCCTGGTTTAATGGGCTCGTTACTTGTTGGTACCTCGTTTGCTAAATCGTTAGCCTATGGCTTAGATATTCCCTTAATTGATGTTAACCACATGCAAGGCCATATTTTGGCTCATTTTATTAATGAAGAAGGTTTTAACAAACCGCCATTTCCTTTTTTAGCCATGACCATTTCGGGTGGACATACCCAAATTGTGAAGGTTGATAGTCATTTCAACATGACGGTTATTGGTGAAACTATTGACGATGCCGTTGGAGAAGCGTTCGACAAAAGTGGCAAAATTCTGGGTCTAGGCTATCCCGCAGGACCAGAAATAGACAAACGTGCAAAATTAGGAAACCCTAAAGCGTTTAAATTTACTAAGCCAAAAGTTGATGGTTTAAACTTTAGTTTTTCGGGATTAAAAACGGCTATTCTGTATTTTATTCAAAACGAAACTAAAGCAAATCCTCATTTTATTGATGAAAACATCAATGATATTTGCGCCTCTATACAATACACCATTATTGGTATTTTAATAGACAAACTAAAAATGGCTTCTAAGCAAACAGGAATAAAACACATAGCTATTGGTGGTGGTGTGTCTGCTAATTCTGGAATACGACAAGCCCTTAAAGATGGTGAAAAAAAATTTGGTTGGACAACCTACATTCCTAAATTTGAATTTACCACAGATAATGCTGCCATGATTGCCATTGTAGGCTATTTAAAATATTTAGAAGGCGATTTTGCCCAACAAAATGTAGCGGCTTCTGCTCGATTAAAAATTTAA
- the gap gene encoding type I glyceraldehyde-3-phosphate dehydrogenase: MSTLKLGINGFGRIGRIAFRVAASRPDIEIVGINDLLDVEHLAYLLKYDSVHGRFNGTVEVKNGNLVVNGNEIRITAERNPEDLKWDAVGAEVVLDCTGIFTTLEGAQKHITAGAKKVAISAPSADAPMFVMGVNHTKITASDTIVSNASCTTNCLAPLAKVINDNFGIVEGLMTTVHATTATQLTVDGPSRKDWRGGRSALANIIPSSTGAAKAVGKVIPELNGKLTGMAFRVPTPDVSVVDLTVRIEKSASWDEVKAALKKASENELKGILGYTEEAVVSQDFVSESMTSIFDADASIALNDNFLKLVSWYDNEFGYSTKLIDLAQHISKI; encoded by the coding sequence ATGTCAACATTAAAATTAGGAATTAACGGATTTGGTAGAATTGGTAGAATTGCTTTTAGAGTAGCAGCTAGTAGACCAGATATTGAAATAGTAGGAATCAACGATTTATTGGATGTAGAGCATTTAGCGTATTTATTAAAATACGATTCTGTTCACGGTCGTTTCAATGGAACTGTAGAAGTTAAAAACGGAAACTTAGTAGTAAACGGTAACGAAATTAGAATTACAGCAGAGCGTAACCCAGAAGATTTAAAATGGGATGCTGTTGGAGCAGAAGTTGTATTAGATTGTACTGGTATCTTCACAACTTTAGAAGGTGCTCAAAAACACATTACAGCTGGAGCTAAAAAAGTAGCTATCTCTGCGCCATCTGCAGATGCACCAATGTTTGTAATGGGAGTTAACCACACAAAAATTACAGCTAGCGATACAATCGTTTCTAATGCTTCTTGTACTACAAACTGTTTAGCGCCTTTAGCAAAAGTAATTAATGATAACTTCGGAATTGTAGAAGGATTAATGACTACTGTTCACGCTACAACTGCAACGCAATTAACTGTTGATGGTCCTTCTAGAAAAGACTGGAGAGGTGGTAGAAGTGCATTAGCTAACATTATACCTTCATCTACTGGTGCTGCAAAAGCCGTAGGTAAAGTAATTCCTGAATTAAATGGAAAATTAACAGGTATGGCATTTAGAGTTCCAACTCCAGATGTTTCTGTTGTTGATTTAACTGTAAGAATTGAAAAATCTGCATCTTGGGATGAAGTTAAAGCAGCTTTAAAGAAAGCTTCAGAAAACGAATTAAAAGGTATTTTAGGTTATACTGAAGAAGCTGTAGTTTCTCAAGATTTCGTTTCAGAATCTATGACAAGTATTTTCGATGCCGATGCAAGTATTGCATTAAACGATAATTTCCTTAAATTAGTTTCTTGGTACGATAATGAATTTGGTTATTCGACTAAATTAATTGACCTTGCACAACACATTAGTAAAATTTAA
- a CDS encoding translocation/assembly module TamB domain-containing protein, which produces MLLFIILVLVLSIPYVQTRLGKYATKTLNDEFKTHINIERVSLQFNGDVELKNIFIEDYKLDTLISVSELNTSIINLKNLINGELTFGDIDVENLVFNIKTYKGETDTNLDVFVSKFEDDNPKDSESTFLLSSSDVSIYNGIFRFIDENKETPKILEFENLNINATNFLINGSDVSTRINTLAFKDSRGLVMKNLMTNFSYTLTDMTFSNLEIETPNSDLKGDLKFLYNREDFADFINKVKLEAAFKNSNLLLDELNIFYDAFGRGQMANFDVNLSGTLNNLFVQDLRLKANTNTRIYGDILFENLISTDTGAFFMNGNFTNLSSTYLDLKALLPNILGSTIPSSFQNIGRFTITGNTQVSTTAVDADIEINTELGFIDSNLQITKINDIDNASYQGEVLFDKFDFGAYLENPEVGLASLNFNVKGRGFTAAKLNTQVKGNVSEIMFNNYNYKGLTVVGNIRNKIFDGNLVSTDENLKLNFLGLVDFSEHVKKYDFEAKIDYANLNVLNFIKSDSISIFRSDIKMNMNSSTIDDAVGKITFENTSYKNQNDTYNFNQLYLSSRFEDDIRFIEIQSPDIIEGELKGKFVFKDLKKLFQNSIGHIYTNYKPYKVQPNQSIHFNFKIYNKIIEVFYPDIELGKNTFIRGQVESDQNQFKLTFKSPLIKLNEYLVDNVELQVDNSNPVFNTYIEADSLKTKYYDVANFNLINVTVNDTLFVRTEFKGGKKSNDIYNLSLYHTINEENESVVGFKKSDVTIKDNKWFINDKKDKFNKVTFNKSFTKFNIDQFIINHNDEEIKLSGFIKDSTQKDLNLNFKNVHLEKITPDIDSLSLTGLVNGKLNILQKNGNYLPSSSMVIDDLSVNDFNLGSFNANITGNEDLTNYAIDLTIKDDIKKTFNALGNIYVSGKQSTINVDLILDDFSLQPLNPFLKDILSDIRGVASGKVAVLGNLNKPDIEGELDIQKGGMGIPYLNVNYDFINEAKVTLANQSFIFNKIQLKDVKYNTVGELDGSISHDNFSTWALDLNLRTPKLLVLDTKEDEDALYYGTGFIGGRASIKGPTDELVIKVVGETKAGTVFKIPLSDTESFGDNTYIHFITKQEKRARQLGKEVVLRDVKGLELDFDLDVTQDAEVEIIIDKESGHALKGRGSGGLLVEINTNGKFNMWGDFSVFEGVYNFAYAGLIQKEFTVKPGGTIAWEGNPLKAQINMFAVYKTQANPSPLLDNPINRSIPVELNINLTGDLERPIPLYDFKFPNVNSSIRSELQYRLESADDRQNQALYLISTGSFSRGLNELNFSGTIAERLNGILNGIFTNGDGKLNIGLNYEAGQNRPDYQTQDRFGVTLQTRISDRVLINGKVAVPIGGQSATQTVVAGDVEIDFLLNKDGTLTAKVFNRENSIRNFGEAVGYTQGIGLAYSVEFDTFKELIQRLFKKPEDETSVIEEVKPENNESSLPDYIKHKTPN; this is translated from the coding sequence TTGCTGCTTTTTATCATTTTGGTACTTGTTTTATCTATTCCTTATGTTCAAACCCGTTTGGGTAAATATGCTACAAAAACGTTAAACGACGAGTTTAAAACCCACATAAACATCGAAAGGGTAAGCTTGCAGTTTAATGGCGATGTAGAGCTTAAAAATATTTTTATTGAAGATTATAAATTAGATACTTTAATAAGTGTTTCAGAATTAAACACATCAATAATAAACTTGAAAAACTTAATAAATGGCGAACTAACTTTTGGTGATATTGACGTTGAAAACTTGGTTTTTAATATTAAGACTTACAAAGGTGAAACAGATACGAATTTAGATGTTTTTGTAAGCAAGTTTGAAGATGATAATCCCAAAGACAGCGAAAGCACCTTTTTATTGTCGTCGAGCGATGTTTCTATTTATAATGGTATTTTTAGATTTATTGATGAAAACAAGGAAACACCAAAAATTCTGGAATTCGAGAATTTAAATATTAATGCTACTAATTTTCTAATAAACGGAAGCGATGTAAGTACTCGAATAAATACACTGGCTTTTAAAGACAGTCGTGGGTTAGTGATGAAAAATTTAATGACAAATTTTTCATATACACTTACCGATATGACTTTTTCTAATTTAGAGATTGAAACACCAAATTCAGATTTAAAAGGCGATTTAAAGTTTTTGTATAACCGAGAAGATTTTGCCGATTTTATTAATAAAGTAAAACTTGAAGCTGCCTTTAAAAACTCTAACTTGCTATTAGATGAGTTGAATATTTTTTATGATGCTTTTGGTCGAGGCCAGATGGCTAATTTTGATGTTAACCTGTCTGGTACTTTAAACAATTTATTTGTTCAGGATTTAAGGCTAAAAGCCAATACAAACACCAGAATATATGGCGATATTCTTTTTGAAAACCTAATAAGTACCGATACCGGAGCCTTTTTTATGAACGGTAATTTTACAAATTTATCGTCTACCTACCTCGATTTAAAAGCCTTACTGCCAAATATTTTGGGTTCCACCATTCCGTCATCGTTTCAAAATATAGGTAGATTTACCATTACAGGAAACACGCAAGTCTCAACCACAGCAGTCGATGCCGATATAGAAATTAATACCGAATTAGGTTTTATCGATTCGAATTTACAAATAACCAAAATAAACGATATCGATAATGCATCCTACCAAGGAGAAGTGCTTTTTGATAAGTTCGATTTTGGTGCTTATCTGGAAAATCCGGAGGTTGGTTTGGCATCATTAAATTTTAATGTGAAAGGTCGCGGATTTACAGCTGCCAAGTTAAATACGCAAGTAAAAGGTAATGTCTCTGAAATTATGTTTAATAATTATAACTACAAAGGTTTAACCGTAGTTGGAAATATTAGAAATAAAATTTTCGATGGTAATTTAGTTTCTACCGATGAAAACTTAAAATTAAACTTTTTAGGACTTGTAGATTTTTCAGAACATGTTAAAAAATACGATTTCGAAGCTAAAATTGATTACGCCAATTTAAATGTTTTAAATTTTATTAAAAGCGATAGTATTTCAATTTTTAGAAGTGATATAAAAATGAATATGAACAGCAGCACAATTGATGATGCTGTTGGTAAAATTACTTTCGAAAATACATCCTACAAAAATCAAAACGACACTTATAATTTTAATCAACTTTACTTATCGTCGCGTTTTGAAGATGATATACGTTTTATTGAAATTCAATCTCCCGATATTATTGAAGGCGAACTAAAAGGAAAATTTGTTTTTAAAGACTTGAAAAAGTTATTCCAAAACTCCATTGGCCATATTTACACAAACTATAAACCTTATAAGGTTCAGCCTAACCAATCCATACATTTCAATTTTAAAATTTATAATAAAATTATTGAAGTGTTTTATCCAGACATCGAATTGGGTAAAAATACGTTTATTCGTGGTCAGGTAGAGAGCGACCAAAATCAATTTAAACTAACGTTTAAATCGCCTTTAATTAAACTTAACGAATACTTAGTTGATAATGTGGAGTTACAAGTAGATAATAGTAATCCGGTATTTAATACCTACATTGAAGCCGATAGCCTAAAAACTAAATATTATGATGTTGCAAACTTTAATTTAATTAATGTGACGGTTAACGATACCTTGTTTGTAAGAACAGAATTTAAAGGCGGAAAGAAAAGTAACGATATTTACAATTTAAGTTTATACCATACCATTAATGAAGAGAATGAATCGGTTGTTGGGTTTAAAAAATCGGATGTAACCATTAAAGATAATAAGTGGTTTATAAACGATAAGAAAGACAAATTCAATAAAGTAACCTTCAATAAAAGTTTCACAAAATTTAATATAGACCAATTTATTATCAATCATAATGACGAGGAAATAAAGCTTTCTGGTTTTATTAAAGATTCAACTCAAAAAGATTTGAACTTGAATTTTAAAAACGTTCATTTAGAAAAAATCACCCCAGATATTGATAGTTTATCGCTAACTGGATTGGTTAACGGAAAATTAAATATTCTTCAGAAAAATGGTAATTATTTACCAAGTTCATCAATGGTTATAGACGATTTGAGTGTTAACGATTTTAATTTGGGTTCGTTTAACGCCAACATTACGGGTAATGAAGACCTAACAAATTATGCCATAGATTTAACCATTAAAGACGATATAAAGAAAACATTTAATGCCCTTGGTAATATATATGTAAGTGGCAAGCAATCGACCATCAATGTCGATTTAATATTAGACGATTTTAGCCTTCAACCTCTAAATCCATTTTTAAAAGATATTTTAAGTGATATTCGGGGTGTGGCTTCGGGCAAGGTTGCCGTGCTTGGTAATTTAAATAAACCCGATATAGAGGGCGAATTAGATATTCAAAAGGGTGGTATGGGGATTCCTTATTTAAATGTAAACTACGATTTTATAAACGAAGCCAAAGTTACTCTAGCCAACCAAAGTTTTATTTTTAATAAAATTCAATTAAAAGATGTAAAATACAATACGGTTGGTGAGTTAGATGGTTCGATAAGTCATGATAATTTTTCAACTTGGGCACTCGATTTAAATTTAAGAACACCAAAATTATTGGTTTTAGATACCAAAGAAGATGAAGATGCTCTGTATTACGGAACAGGATTTATAGGAGGAAGAGCTAGTATAAAAGGGCCAACCGATGAGTTAGTAATTAAAGTAGTGGGCGAAACAAAAGCAGGTACAGTATTTAAAATACCGTTAAGTGATACCGAATCGTTTGGAGATAATACCTATATACACTTTATTACAAAACAAGAAAAACGCGCCAGGCAGCTGGGAAAAGAAGTGGTTTTACGAGATGTAAAAGGGTTGGAGTTGGACTTCGATTTAGATGTTACTCAAGATGCAGAAGTTGAAATTATTATCGATAAAGAATCTGGACACGCTTTAAAAGGTCGTGGTAGTGGTGGTTTGCTGGTAGAAATAAACACCAATGGAAAATTTAACATGTGGGGAGATTTCTCGGTTTTCGAAGGGGTTTATAATTTTGCTTATGCCGGATTAATTCAAAAGGAATTTACTGTGAAACCCGGAGGAACCATTGCTTGGGAGGGGAACCCGCTTAAAGCACAAATAAATATGTTTGCTGTTTATAAAACACAGGCAAACCCATCGCCATTATTAGATAATCCCATTAACAGAAGCATACCTGTAGAGTTAAATATTAATTTAACTGGCGATTTAGAACGCCCCATACCTTTATACGATTTTAAGTTTCCAAACGTAAATTCCTCCATTCGTTCAGAGCTTCAATACCGTTTAGAATCTGCAGACGATAGGCAAAATCAAGCCCTGTATTTAATTTCAACAGGATCATTTTCACGAGGATTAAATGAACTTAATTTTTCGGGTACTATTGCCGAAAGACTTAATGGTATTTTAAATGGTATTTTTACCAATGGCGACGGCAAATTAAATATTGGATTAAATTACGAAGCAGGTCAAAACCGACCAGATTATCAAACACAGGATCGTTTTGGGGTTACTCTTCAAACACGTATAAGCGATCGGGTTTTAATAAATGGAAAAGTAGCCGTTCCAATAGGTGGGCAATCGGCAACCCAAACCGTTGTAGCTGGAGATGTAGAAATTGATTTTCTTTTAAATAAAGACGGAACACTAACTGCCAAGGTGTTTAACAGAGAAAATAGTATAAGAAACTTTGGTGAAGCTGTGGGTTATACCCAGGGCATTGGTTTGGCTTATAGCGTAGAGTTTGATACCTTTAAGGAATTAATTCAGCGTTTGTTTAAAAAACCAGAAGATGAAACATCAGTAATAGAAGAAGTTAAGCCAGAGAATAACGAATCTTCCCTTCCAGATTATATAAAACACAAAACGCCTAATTGA